Proteins co-encoded in one Dyella japonica A8 genomic window:
- the dnaQ gene encoding DNA polymerase III subunit epsilon, giving the protein MRQIVLDTETTGLEVRQGHRLIEIACVEMIERRPTGRYYQTYLNPDRAIDEGARQVTGIEDEFLLDKPRFADVVEEFLAFVDGAEVIIHNATFDVGFINGELARLGESFGRLEDRCSVLDTLAMARERYPGQRNSLDALCKRLGVDNSARDLHGGLIDAQLLADVYIAMTSGQVVLDLGFEGAQEQGAAVALTPVLLDRRPRVLRANADEAVAHEKRLDSLDKSAGGTSVWRREAAPAVN; this is encoded by the coding sequence ATGAGGCAGATTGTGCTTGATACCGAGACCACCGGTCTCGAAGTCCGGCAGGGCCACCGGCTGATCGAAATCGCGTGCGTGGAGATGATCGAGCGTCGTCCCACCGGGCGTTATTACCAGACCTACCTCAATCCCGATCGCGCCATCGACGAAGGCGCGCGGCAGGTCACGGGCATTGAGGATGAGTTCCTGCTCGACAAGCCGCGTTTCGCGGACGTGGTGGAAGAATTCCTCGCCTTTGTCGATGGCGCGGAAGTGATCATCCACAACGCGACGTTCGACGTGGGCTTCATCAACGGCGAGCTCGCCCGCCTGGGTGAATCGTTCGGCCGGCTGGAGGATCGCTGCAGCGTGCTCGATACGCTGGCGATGGCGCGCGAGCGCTATCCCGGCCAGCGCAACAGCCTGGATGCGCTCTGTAAGCGCCTCGGGGTCGACAACTCCGCGCGTGATCTCCATGGCGGCCTGATCGACGCCCAGTTGCTGGCGGATGTCTATATCGCCATGACGTCGGGCCAGGTCGTGCTCGACCTTGGTTTCGAGGGTGCGCAGGAGCAGGGCGCTGCCGTCGCGCTGACACCGGTCCTGCTCGATCGTCGCCCGCGCGTGCTGCGCGCGAATGCCGACGAAGCCGTGGCGCATGAAAAGCGGCTCGACTCGCTGGACAAGAGTGCCGGAGGGACGTCTGTGTGGCGGCGCGAGGCGGCGCCTGCGGTGAACTGA
- the gloB gene encoding hydroxyacylglutathione hydrolase, whose product MHVVPLPALADNYIWLLHDDDGNAIVVDPGDAQPVEAALAQRHLQLRAILLTHHHHDHIGGVDALLSRHRVPVYAPHDERIATATQRVGDGDIVQLVTPAARFEVMAVPGHTTTHIAYTGEGILLCGDTLFSMGCGRLFEGTPEQMLTSLDRLASLPSHTLVCCAHEYTAANGRFARTIEPDNAPLAARQQEVANLRARNQPSLPVALSVEQATNPFLRTDSDAVIAWGRQQGVDGDRVARFAALRANKDVFTG is encoded by the coding sequence TTGCACGTCGTACCGTTACCGGCGCTTGCCGATAATTACATCTGGTTGCTCCATGACGATGACGGCAACGCCATCGTGGTCGACCCGGGCGACGCCCAACCGGTCGAGGCAGCGCTCGCGCAGCGTCACCTGCAGCTGCGCGCCATCCTATTGACGCATCATCACCACGACCATATCGGCGGCGTGGACGCCCTGCTGTCGCGCCACCGCGTACCGGTATATGCACCGCACGACGAACGCATTGCCACGGCGACGCAGCGCGTGGGCGATGGCGACATCGTGCAGCTTGTCACCCCTGCCGCCCGCTTCGAAGTCATGGCCGTGCCAGGCCACACGACAACGCATATCGCCTATACCGGCGAAGGCATCCTGTTGTGCGGCGACACGCTTTTCAGCATGGGCTGCGGCCGCCTGTTCGAAGGCACACCGGAACAGATGCTGACCTCCCTCGACCGGCTTGCGTCGCTGCCCAGCCACACGCTGGTTTGCTGCGCGCACGAATACACCGCGGCCAATGGACGCTTTGCGCGAACCATCGAGCCGGACAATGCCCCGCTCGCCGCTCGCCAGCAGGAAGTCGCCAACCTGCGCGCACGCAACCAGCCCAGCCTACCGGTTGCGCTTTCCGTCGAGCAGGCCACCAACCCGTTCCTGCGCACCGACAGCGATGCAGTCATCGCGTGGGGTCGGCAGCAAGGCGTCGACGGCGACCGCGTGGCGCGTTTCGCCGCGTTGCGGGCCAACAAGGACGTATTCACCGGATGA
- a CDS encoding methyltransferase domain-containing protein produces MSQRDQDIYSSAPLRNLLAEETVALAPGLQRCSGPHALLVSAAADDMPPVLPLLGNWTCLSMAGQRYGGDVKARTDESLPFIDDAFDLVLLRHALEVSGTPQQMLEEASRVLAPGGVLALTGLHPLSAWLPWMMWRTRGNAPTMHSPLLLERWVRRRELDIERVERVGRLWPSRHAGIDTTHALGGGYLLIARKRRRMAAPIRLKPKALPATVNVGLAPGARRNAAS; encoded by the coding sequence ATGTCTCAGCGTGACCAAGACATCTATAGCAGCGCCCCTCTGCGCAACCTGCTGGCCGAGGAGACGGTGGCCCTGGCGCCCGGGCTGCAGCGCTGCAGTGGCCCCCATGCGCTGCTGGTCAGCGCGGCAGCGGATGACATGCCCCCGGTGCTGCCTTTGCTGGGTAACTGGACGTGCCTGAGCATGGCCGGCCAGCGCTACGGCGGGGACGTGAAGGCGCGCACGGACGAGTCGCTCCCCTTTATCGACGACGCCTTCGACCTGGTGCTGCTGCGCCATGCCCTTGAGGTCTCTGGCACGCCGCAGCAGATGCTGGAGGAAGCCTCGAGGGTGCTGGCGCCGGGCGGCGTGCTTGCGCTGACCGGGCTCCACCCGTTGAGCGCATGGTTGCCGTGGATGATGTGGCGCACGCGCGGGAACGCGCCCACCATGCATTCGCCCTTGCTGCTGGAGCGCTGGGTGCGCCGGCGGGAGCTGGACATCGAGCGCGTCGAGCGCGTGGGGCGCTTGTGGCCGAGTCGCCACGCCGGCATCGACACAACGCACGCTCTTGGCGGCGGCTATCTGCTTATCGCGCGCAAGCGTCGCCGCATGGCTGCTCCCATTCGACTGAAACCCAAGGCCTTGCCGGCGACGGTCAACGTAGGCCTGGCACCGGGTGCCCGACGCAACGCGGCATCCTGA
- a CDS encoding nuclear transport factor 2 family protein, whose translation MSALLLAAVMVTSMDAEPTPPSVVQAMFDAFNRHDATAMARLYASDARLASSDFCKTRTGRAEVVRTYRELFAAFPDIRDEVEQMVVQDDRVAVRFMARSDAGVLPLRLPISTFLTVRHGQILSDDSIFDTGGRPCSP comes from the coding sequence GTGAGTGCCCTGCTGCTGGCTGCCGTCATGGTGACTTCGATGGATGCGGAGCCCACGCCGCCGTCGGTGGTGCAGGCGATGTTCGATGCTTTCAACCGCCACGATGCGACGGCCATGGCGCGGCTCTATGCGAGCGATGCACGGCTCGCCTCGTCGGATTTCTGCAAAACGCGGACAGGAAGGGCGGAAGTGGTCCGGACGTATCGCGAGCTGTTTGCAGCGTTCCCGGACATCCGCGACGAGGTGGAGCAAATGGTCGTGCAGGATGACCGTGTGGCCGTGCGTTTCATGGCGCGAAGCGATGCGGGCGTCTTGCCACTGCGCCTGCCCATCTCGACGTTTCTGACGGTGCGGCACGGTCAGATTCTTTCCGACGACAGCATCTTCGATACCGGTGGTCGACCTTGCTCTCCCTGA
- a CDS encoding PP2C family protein-serine/threonine phosphatase, whose product MIEFGHGTHVGLRRTRNEDTYYADASLGLFLVADGMGGHQHGEVASALVRDAVADLVTRGHSLVEAVRAADERLIQHSRGFRDARPMGTTIAALRLHADSYEVVWVGDSRVYLWQKTLRQVSHDHSLVQELVEAGTLDAAQAARHPHRNVITQALGITAAEQLHIGMARGKLEHGTCFLLCTDGLTEEVGDAVIGEIVSRQDLSAQESVEHLLLAALDGGGSDNVTAILARIN is encoded by the coding sequence ATGATCGAGTTTGGACACGGAACCCACGTCGGCTTGCGCCGCACGCGCAATGAAGACACCTACTACGCCGATGCGTCGCTTGGCCTGTTTCTCGTGGCCGACGGCATGGGCGGCCACCAGCATGGCGAAGTGGCGTCCGCCCTGGTCCGCGACGCCGTCGCCGACCTGGTCACGCGTGGCCACAGCCTCGTGGAAGCCGTGCGCGCGGCAGACGAACGCCTGATCCAGCACAGCCGCGGCTTCCGGGACGCCCGCCCCATGGGCACGACCATCGCCGCCCTTCGCCTGCACGCGGACAGTTACGAAGTGGTATGGGTGGGCGACAGTCGCGTCTACCTGTGGCAGAAGACGCTGCGCCAGGTCAGCCACGATCATTCGCTCGTGCAGGAACTGGTGGAGGCCGGCACCCTGGACGCCGCCCAGGCGGCACGCCACCCGCACCGGAATGTCATCACGCAGGCCCTGGGCATCACGGCCGCAGAGCAGCTGCACATCGGCATGGCGCGCGGGAAGCTGGAGCACGGCACGTGCTTCCTGCTGTGCACTGACGGGCTCACCGAGGAAGTCGGCGACGCGGTTATCGGGGAGATCGTGTCGCGGCAGGATCTTTCCGCCCAGGAAAGCGTGGAGCACTTGCTGCTGGCCGCGCTCGATGGCGGCGGCAGCGACAACGTCACGGCCATCCTTGCCCGCATCAACTGA
- the rnhA gene encoding ribonuclease HI, whose amino-acid sequence MTEVEAFTDGACLGNPGPGGWAALLRAKGTERMLSGGEPATTNNRMELMAAIAALEALTRPCKVALTTDSKYVMQGIEQWVPKWRANGWKTADKKPVKNQDLWERLSNATQAHQVRWHWVRGHNGHVENERVDVAAREQAEQFRSKP is encoded by the coding sequence ATGACTGAAGTGGAAGCTTTTACCGATGGCGCGTGCCTGGGCAATCCCGGGCCTGGCGGCTGGGCAGCGCTGCTGCGCGCGAAAGGCACGGAACGCATGCTCTCAGGTGGTGAGCCAGCCACCACCAATAATCGGATGGAGCTGATGGCGGCCATTGCGGCACTCGAAGCGCTGACGCGTCCCTGCAAGGTGGCGTTGACCACCGATTCGAAGTACGTCATGCAGGGCATCGAGCAATGGGTGCCCAAGTGGCGCGCCAATGGCTGGAAGACCGCCGACAAGAAACCGGTGAAGAACCAGGATCTGTGGGAGCGTTTGTCCAACGCGACGCAGGCGCATCAGGTGCGTTGGCATTGGGTGCGCGGCCATAACGGCCACGTGGAGAACGAGCGCGTGGACGTCGCCGCGCGTGAACAGGCAGAGCAATTCAGGAGCAAGCCATGA
- the lepB gene encoding signal peptidase I: protein MRRLTRLLADNKGFLTFMLCMFMFRSAVADWNVVPTGSMQPTIEIGDRILVDKAAYDIRLPFTHVSLMHRADPQRGDIVVLDSSAAGERLVKRVIGVPGDQVALIQNRLYVNGKAADYRPIQVSRIRDDREDPALYAVEDTGGMHHAVRWSLAAQGHTRDFGPVSVPAGHYLLLGDNRDNSADSRYFGFFPRNEITGRATRVAMSLDPDNHYLPRKDRWGAALR, encoded by the coding sequence ATGCGACGACTGACAAGGCTGTTGGCAGACAACAAGGGCTTCCTGACCTTCATGCTCTGCATGTTCATGTTCCGCAGCGCCGTCGCGGACTGGAACGTCGTACCCACCGGCTCCATGCAGCCCACCATCGAGATCGGCGACCGCATCCTGGTCGACAAGGCCGCCTACGACATCCGCCTGCCCTTCACCCACGTCTCCCTGATGCACCGCGCCGACCCCCAGCGTGGCGACATCGTGGTGCTCGACTCGAGCGCCGCTGGCGAGCGCCTGGTCAAGCGGGTCATCGGCGTTCCGGGCGACCAGGTCGCACTGATCCAGAACCGCCTGTACGTGAATGGCAAGGCCGCCGACTACCGCCCCATCCAGGTCAGCCGCATCCGCGACGACCGCGAAGATCCCGCCCTGTACGCCGTCGAAGACACCGGCGGCATGCACCACGCCGTGCGCTGGTCCCTCGCCGCCCAGGGCCACACCCGCGACTTCGGCCCCGTCAGCGTACCCGCCGGCCACTACCTGCTGCTGGGCGACAATCGCGACAACAGCGCGGACTCCCGCTACTTCGGCTTTTTCCCCAGAAACGAGATCACCGGCCGCGCCACCCGCGTCGCCATGTCACTGGACCCCGACAACCACTACCTGCCCCGCAAAGACCGCTGGGGAGCTGCCTTGCGCTAG
- a CDS encoding LysM peptidoglycan-binding domain-containing protein, with translation MTTSVPQKTVSLHPGLRTDPTSIAANAADEGNVWQNLRNSFAMADCDADPNIAAWARRYTSNPERFENQIAAAAPRLAYVQQVAARHNVAGEFALIPWVESQYRPVPGGKGMPAGMWQIMPQTANALGIRVDKNFDGRLDVPAATDAIMALLSRYHDDLGDWRLVDYAFNAGEFGIKRVVSQHGEPPAEPVIPKMPVKPVTREHLVKLLAIACVIREPDRFNVSLPTLPSEQRLVAVSVDNSMPITRAASHAGMSTDELKDINAAFRNGVVDTNASPYLLLPRSKVQQFRNSLLAEGNSGSAQTVPGTATLPPLGAALSAADNEDDNGSAPAMSGNTTRRTHTVKSGESLWSIARQYSLDIKQLEQWNHLKGPGVKPGQVLRVNAPG, from the coding sequence ATGACCACGTCGGTGCCGCAGAAGACGGTGTCCTTGCATCCCGGCTTGCGCACAGACCCGACATCCATCGCGGCAAACGCAGCCGACGAAGGCAATGTCTGGCAGAACCTTCGCAACAGCTTCGCCATGGCCGATTGCGATGCCGACCCGAATATCGCGGCGTGGGCGCGGCGCTATACGAGCAACCCGGAACGCTTCGAAAACCAGATCGCGGCCGCCGCGCCACGGCTGGCCTACGTGCAACAGGTCGCCGCCCGCCACAACGTGGCCGGCGAATTCGCCCTGATTCCCTGGGTCGAAAGCCAGTACCGCCCGGTCCCGGGTGGCAAGGGCATGCCTGCCGGCATGTGGCAGATCATGCCGCAGACCGCCAACGCCCTTGGCATTCGCGTCGACAAGAATTTCGATGGCCGCCTGGACGTTCCTGCGGCCACCGACGCCATCATGGCGCTGCTCAGCCGCTACCACGATGACCTGGGTGACTGGCGCCTGGTGGACTACGCCTTCAATGCAGGCGAGTTCGGCATCAAGCGCGTGGTCAGCCAGCATGGCGAGCCACCCGCTGAGCCGGTGATCCCGAAGATGCCGGTGAAGCCGGTAACACGCGAACACCTGGTCAAGCTGCTGGCTATCGCGTGTGTCATTCGCGAGCCCGACCGGTTCAACGTGAGCCTGCCGACGCTTCCATCGGAACAGCGCCTGGTCGCGGTAAGCGTCGACAACTCCATGCCGATCACCCGCGCCGCCAGCCATGCCGGCATGTCCACCGACGAACTCAAGGATATCAACGCCGCATTCCGGAACGGCGTGGTGGACACCAACGCATCGCCTTACCTGCTGCTTCCCCGCAGCAAGGTCCAGCAGTTCCGCAACTCGCTGCTGGCTGAAGGCAACAGCGGCAGCGCGCAAACCGTACCGGGCACGGCCACGCTTCCGCCGCTTGGGGCCGCCCTGAGCGCCGCCGACAACGAAGACGACAACGGCAGCGCGCCGGCCATGTCAGGCAACACCACCAGGCGCACCCACACGGTGAAGTCCGGTGAAAGCCTGTGGTCCATCGCCCGCCAGTATTCGCTCGACATCAAGCAACTGGAGCAGTGGAATCACCTCAAAGGTCCGGGCGTCAAACCGGGTCAGGTGCTCCGGGTGAACGCTCCGGGCTGA